The following proteins come from a genomic window of Dysidea avara chromosome 12, odDysAvar1.4, whole genome shotgun sequence:
- the LOC136241203 gene encoding uncharacterized protein, giving the protein MASGPQALRDEIEAANKKFMACFKAQDANALSMLYTEDCKVMATGMDVQTGRQGVVTVFGGAMTNGVKEVLLVIQEVGPLDSDNYCYERSEYTMYGADKKVVDQGKYVVIWHKIDGTWYLYTDIFNTNLSPGK; this is encoded by the exons ATGGCCTCAGGACCTCAAG CTTTGAGGGATGAAATTGAAGCTGCCAACAAGAAGTTCATGGCCTGCTTTAAGGCTCAAGATGCTAATGCTCTGTCAATGCTGTACACAGAAGATTGCAAGGTGATGGCAACTGGAATGGATGTGCAGACTGGAAGGCAAG GAGTTGTTACAGTTTTTGGAGGCGCGATGACAAATGGTGTGAAGGAAGTACTGTTGGTGATACAAGAGGTTGGACCACTAGACAGTGACAACTACTGCTATGAAAGAAGTGAATACACCATGTATGGAGCTGATAAGAAAGTTGTGGATCAAGGAAA GTATGTGGTTATTTGGCACAAAATAGATGGAACTTGGTATCTCTACACGGACATCTTTAATACTAATCTTAGCCCGGGCAAATAA
- the LOC136241202 gene encoding uncharacterized protein isoform X2 → MSQSAGTCIQMHVNLVQGRQSKSESEQEAFKKRVDEVNELFSKYCTEKNWDALKTLFCQDAVEMPPFHDFITGNSDIVKYIEEARKAFGSAMYTQKVVYYGPADGNISFVRGTYDIRLDGVKIPFTEGKYLMVYKKVKENGKDQWYIYSDCFNSSATVPKFHHCTIL, encoded by the exons ATGTCTCAGTCTGCAGGTACGTGCATTCAGATGCATGTAAATCTTGTTCAGGggcgtcagagtaaaagtgaaagtg AACAAGAAGCATTTAAAAAACGAGTTGATGAGGTGAACGAGCTGTTTTCGAAGTATTGTACAGAAAAGAATTGGGATGCTCTGAAGACTCTGTTTTGTCAAGATGCTGTTGAAATGCCTCCCTTCCATGATTTCATAACTGGAAATTCCG ACATTGTGAAATACATTGAGGAAGCTAGGAAAGCATTTGGATCAGCAATGTATACTCAAAAAGTAGTGTATTATGGTCCTGCTGATGGTAACATTTCTTTTGTAAGGGGAACATATGATATACGTCTAGATGGCGTAAAAATTCCATTCACTGAAGGAAA GTATCTCATGGTCTACAAAAAAGTAAAAGAGAATGGAAAAGACCAGTGGTACATTTACTCTGATTGCTTCAACTCCAGCGCAACAGTTCCAAAATTTCATCACTGCACCATCTTGTGA
- the LOC136241202 gene encoding uncharacterized protein isoform X4, protein MSQSAEQEAFKKRVDEVNELFSKYCTEKNWDALKTLFCQDAVEMPPFHDFITGNSDIVKYIEEARKAFGSAMYTQKVVYYGPADGNISFVRGTYDIRLDGVKIPFTEGKYLMVYKKVKENGKDQWYIYSDCFNSSATVPKFHHCTIL, encoded by the exons ATGTCTCAGTCTGCAG AACAAGAAGCATTTAAAAAACGAGTTGATGAGGTGAACGAGCTGTTTTCGAAGTATTGTACAGAAAAGAATTGGGATGCTCTGAAGACTCTGTTTTGTCAAGATGCTGTTGAAATGCCTCCCTTCCATGATTTCATAACTGGAAATTCCG ACATTGTGAAATACATTGAGGAAGCTAGGAAAGCATTTGGATCAGCAATGTATACTCAAAAAGTAGTGTATTATGGTCCTGCTGATGGTAACATTTCTTTTGTAAGGGGAACATATGATATACGTCTAGATGGCGTAAAAATTCCATTCACTGAAGGAAA GTATCTCATGGTCTACAAAAAAGTAAAAGAGAATGGAAAAGACCAGTGGTACATTTACTCTGATTGCTTCAACTCCAGCGCAACAGTTCCAAAATTTCATCACTGCACCATCTTGTGA